atttgtattctagaTGATTGACATTTTAGGtggagtgagttgaaatctctgtgtagttttgatttgcatttccctgatttctaggaatgttgatcattttttcataaaatagcaaatgaaagaaacagataCTACTCACaggaagaaatacaagtgatGTATTTTAATGAGCCATTCTTATCAATTGTAAGttaaagacattattacctcatttacatatatgaccacatgactgatgtgatcctacaatatgtacaatcagaaaaatgagaaatcatactccattcatgtatgctTTGTCcaaatgcaaaaatgcattctactgtcatgtataactaattagaacaaatttttaaaattttttaaaagattaagttCCTCTCCTCAAGGTGAtatgttgcacattttttccaaaataaacaagtTAGAAGAAGATGAAATATGCAAAGATTTAAAGATCTGAAGAAATCAGCAGCAATTTTTATTGTGTCTTAAGCTGTATTGTAGGCTGATAAAGGTAAGGTGTCCTAAGACAGGTGTTCATACTGCTTGTGCATCTgctggaggggaaggagagagaacattggaaagaagaaaagaacactgACAAAGCACACCTTCTGGGGGGCTGGAAAGTTAGACATTTAATCAGCACACATAGCCTAGCAGGAAGTCCACACTCAGTGAGTGTGGCCTTCACTCTCTAAGGTTATGAGGACTACTAGCTGAGGAAGTGTCTTGACAAATCCTTTACCTTTCTCAACTTGTGGTTGGCTGATCTCTATCCTGGAAATACCATGAGTTTGACACCTTGCCATTCCCCTTTTTCTGCTCGAACCTGACTCAAGTGCCAGTCACACCTGGGTGCACCTGTCCTTGGTACTGGATgagacacatttttttctaggtAGTTTTTCCCCCTTGAAAGCATAGTTTTTGAAAACAATGTCAATGTATACAACCCACGCCTGTTTGCTCTgaaacatcatcaccatcaacacaGCTACAGAACAGACCATTTCAGACGAGCTATCCCAGAATCTTGCTAGAGATATGGAAGATCTAGTTCTGCTTTTTACTCAGAATACTAGAGTGACCCTCAATTAATTCTTCCTGGAGAATAATGACAACTATCAGATAGCTTTCAACCAATTTTAAGGtaaccctgtccctaaataattatttaaggaagaattaaactatgcataacaaaaaaataaattttattttaatgatatctATCTCCTGTATAAACAAGGGCTATTGCACACActgtatccccccaaaaaaacatgAACACTAAGGGATAATTCATTCCATGGCTCAGTGAAaggtgattctttttttattattatatgcaACTATTTcttaaacagttttttaaaatacttaatttaaGTATGCTTCACTGTCTTTGTAGAATTTCATTCCCAGCCTTTCCCAATTTCGTGGTTTGGCttcaatacatatattttctcatcACTACCACAAATTTAAATTATGTGTGTTTGTTATCCCTGCTGCTGCAGGAAATTGCAAATTAGCAAAAAATTGTTAACCTATTCACATGAGGTACCTTGaggttgtaatttttaaaaaggtgctgAGGATTGTTACCACAACCAAATTAATTGTAGGAGGAAGATtgctaaaataataaacatataagaCATAGTGCAGAGAGAGATTTGATAATCTTATTGTGTCAATAAGAGAGTCCAGAAAAACATCAGCAATTTATTGAACAGCTTACTTATAACTGAATTGGAGGTGAACATGGATATGGATTTCTGTCATATCTAGAATGCAAAAATAGACTTCAGGAGGTTTCATGCAttaaatgaaaaggcaaaaatcCAAATTCTTTAATGCCAAGAATCACTGAACCTAAAACCTTTAGGAAAAAAGTCAACATAACAAAGCATGCAAAAACTGAGCTTTCTTCCTCCACTAGACACTGCAATCCTGATACAAAAGGAACCACACACATAAGTAAAAGAATATTGGAAACCCAGAGAACTAAAATAGGATTGACTTTCCAGTTAAATAGAACATCTTTTATGTATTAACAAAAAGACACATGCTCAGTGGAAATATCCTCATTTTCAATGTATATAAATCATACAGAGTCATGGGTCTCATTGTGTCATTATCACATATGACTGCCACTTGCTTGGCTTATTCCTATCCCCCATGATACCCAATTATCCTCCACTCTCACCACCCACAGATCCCCATGCACAAGACCCAGAATTCCAAACTACTACTGGAACAAAAATGGCTGCACTGATCTGATTTCTGTGTCTACTGCTGTCAATCTtggaataatgaaattatatttaaggCCTGACTACATAATCTGGAAAAAAAGATCATTCTCCCccaaaaacattttcaacatgAATAACATTCCCCCTCTTATCATTTAGATCCATTTTCACAAGTGAGAGGCTTTAGCACAGGGAAGCCTCATTTTGAGGACACCATGCTACTTAAGACACAGGTGTCTTCTGCGAGACTCTGTAGAGATGGCTGTTACCCATGGACCAAGGGAAGGACACTCTGTTTTATGTCTCTGGATGCAAGTGCAGACAAACTATCTGCATCTGCTGTGACCACCGAGGCCTCCGAGGAGCAGACATCCTGAGAAGAGGCCACCTCATGCAGGACTCAGTGAAGCACACATGCCTGAAACTACACATTTATATCTGAAATCACTGGACTGAACAACAATTATTTTTGTTGTCTCAGTACACTAAAGTTAGGTTTTCCTATTCTTGGAGAAATGGTGGCATCTTCACAGAAAATATTCCAATATTACAAAAGTATCTGAAGACTCTAAGGTAAtcaaattatgtaaattttacaaataatgaaacTGTGCAGGTTGGAGTTCCACTTCTCTGAAATccaagcaaagaaaattatttggaaaattgaaattatgtgtCAAATATCTCAACCTAGATAAAATAACATTCAGATTTCAAGTCAATTTAAAATGCACATgggggctgtggagatagctcagttggtagagtgcttgccttgtaagcacaaggccctgggttctatcaccagtaccacaaaaaaaaaataaatattaattaaatacacATGGTCATGATTTTGTCCAATCCTTTTAGAAAAATGTAGTGATCAGAGGCAGGTATTTGTGCCCCAGGAGTCCTACCACCGTGACTCACTGTTGAATCTTAAATCCAAATCAGTGGTACTTCATAGAAGAGAAACTGTCTTTCCAATGAGCTTCCTCAAGGCCTTCTTCATGTCCCTGTttctcaggctgtagataaaggggttcatCATCTGAGGGACCAAAgagtacatcactgaggccattgcagtcttcctgggggagtcagtcactgcagagctaatgtacaccccaaaggatgtcccatagaacaaggagacaacagacaggtgagacccacaggtggaaaaggctttatgcttCCCTTCTGATGAGGGTattctcaagacagaggacacaatgtgaacataagagaaaatgatcccaGAGATGGAAGCACCAGCAAGTAGACAGGCTGCAACAAGTATTACAATGTCATCAGTGAGGGCATCAGAACAGGCCAGCTTGATGAcctgagcaagttcacagaagaaatgagggATCTgcaggtctgtgcagaaggacagctgcAGCAGCatcagagtgtggaggagggtATCTGCGGTGCTGATGAGCTGGGAGACCAGAACCAGACGAAAGCAGAGCGAGGGCTTCATGATGATTGTGTACATCAGtgggtgacaaatggccacatagcggtcataagCCATGACTGCAAGAAGAAAATTTTCCATGTATAAAAACACTAGGACAAAGCCAATCTGTGTGAGGCAGCCTGTGTAGGTGATGGTCTGGTTCTGTCTcaggatgttcaccagcatcttagGGATTATGCTTGTGCTTAAGCAGATGTCATTgag
The window above is part of the Sciurus carolinensis unplaced genomic scaffold, mSciCar1.2, whole genome shotgun sequence genome. Proteins encoded here:
- the LOC124975819 gene encoding olfactory receptor 7G2-like, whose protein sequence is STSNIEPMNQTLVLEFLLMGLTDDPALQPLIFSLFLSMYLVTILGNLLIILAVSLDSHLHTPMYFFLSNLSLNDICLSTSIIPKMLVNILRQNQTITYTGCLTQIGFVLVFLYMENFLLAVMAYDRYVAICHPLMYTIIMKPSLCFRLVLVSQLISTADTLLHTLMLLQLSFCTDLQIPHFFCELAQVIKLACSDALTDDIVILVAACLLAGASISGIIFSYVHIVSSVLRIPSSEGKHKAFSTCGSHLSVVSLFYGTSFGVYISSAVTDSPRKTAMASVMYSLVPQMMNPFIYSLRNRDMKKALRKLIGKTVSLL